One Nicotiana tabacum cultivar K326 chromosome 23, ASM71507v2, whole genome shotgun sequence genomic window, atcatggcattagtaataccaaagctattaatgcatgcattagtatggttaaagacaaaattgtccttaaaaccccttaaagctagagaatatggagggcatttttgaaaataactatttttctaaaaaattatttaataaattataatttttaatacaccacaccaaacagtttataaaaaataatatctgcataactaatgcttgcattactaactcatgcattactaatccctgtattactaatacaccatattccgcactattcttatacaccctgccaaacgaccccttagtgaCATGGGAAGCAGTTGTGTATACCTATTTATATTCATGTTCAAACCCTTTATTTTTAATTTGCTCGTGGATATGCTATTCTAATTCAGACTAGCTACGCTAACGAAATTCGAGGCTTTGAGATGCCCTATTATGATTACACTCGCTCACTCACGAAAATCCCATGTACAATATAAAATTATACACAAACtccatagtatatatatatatatatatatatatatatatatatatataatgcctaTACCGGAACcaaaaatccaaccaaattttttttttttttttttttgctaataaCCAAATGttgttttagttttaaaaaacaCGTGAGTACTTTAAAAAAGGCAGGAAAACCATTCAAAACCAGACGTATGGATCTATTGGTCAATGGTCTTCAAATGACAGAATTGATAGAGACAAATTAACTACCAATTCAAAGCAGCCCATACCATCCAATTGTAAATTTATTACCAACACTTCAGGCCCCGCCAAGCCAATCCCAGCATCTCTATTCTCTAATAAAACTTCGTACAAGATTTCTGTAAGTATTAAAAAAAATGCACTTTTATGTTTTAAGTATACAAAAATTACTCCTTGATTCTTGAACTTAGACCTGTTTTAGATGCAAGTGCCTTGCAAAATTACCTGTCCAACTTACTAAACTAATAAAACTAGTGGCTGAGCTGTAATCAAGTTAAAAGAATCATGTGCAGAACAAGGCAAAAGTACTAAATTATCAGCAACTTAGTCTAAAACTCATATAATAACTACTATTGTCATGTGCTCATTCAACTAAAAACCACTCTAGAACACCCTGGTCGACTTTACAAAAAGCTGATTACCAACTCTACCAAAAATTAACGAAACGCTCTACAATTATCACAAAATCAATCATACAACATGTCTAATTTACAGATTCACAAGTGCTGCACATATTTTTTCCAAGCAGCTTCCTTTtttaaagaaggatttcaagAAAAAACAATCATAATCTTCTTTTTCACCCCTCCTCTTTAATACTATGAAAGCCTATCGCgtcataaaagaaagaaaagccatCACACTAGAGCTTCAATATTGCTGGTGAGGTTGAACGAATCAAGGGCACGGCTGGAGGATGACGAGTTCTGTGTCTACTACTCGACGATGCAGATCCTGAAGGACGAGAGGACAAGCTAGGTGGATTAGAAGAGGCTACAAACCTACTTGAATGGCTTCGTAGTTTTTTCTTCTCAATGCTCCTATCTTCTGCCCTAATGTGCCGGACCTTTGTCTCATTCAAACTGGCTGGTAGGACACAATTGCACAGAAAGCCTAGAATCGAGTCAAAAGCAACAAGTTAATCCATCTACTAAAAAAATATGAATCTGGATATAAATACTGATAAATTATTCTCTAATAGCAAGCAAAGTTGTTTCAAATTTTATATTAAGGAAAAGTATATGTGAATTATGTCCAAAGTGCAACTCAACGTACCAATATTGGATTAGACTTTAGTTTTTGGCACCTTTGAGGTGCAGAAACCTTTACAAGTTGGTCACAGGCTGGCTCGAAAAATCATGTGaattatcaaaccagatccatcATTTATGTTTCCACATAACCTAAGACTTTATTAATTAACTTGAACTATAAGGGAGCACTAATTAAGACTCCAAGGACCACCATGTTAAAAAAAACTAAGTATTGCAAGCAAGGTCCATATAGAAAAAAAGTGTCCTAGTTGTCCCATTCCCAATCTGTAGTTGGATACAGGAAGGAGAAAAAGATTGTTTAGATTTAAAATACTCAATGAAGCTTAAGTTAATTTAGCCTTCAACCTTACTAAAAAAcagaataaagaaaacaaaagaggAACATTAAAAAAATGGCTTCTCACCAACTTGCTGAATTGAAAATTGACATCATAATTGGACATGAGATAAGGAGCTCATTCCAGAAAGCTGATAGATGCTCATACGAAAAAAGTTACTGTGCCAATTACCTTATTTTTCTTATGCAGGAGTGCAACCAGTTTTGAAGCAATCCAAACAATTAAAACTATTTCAAAGGTAGTGACTGTGTGCTTTAAATAACGGGGACAGTGAGAAAATGAGAGCCAAAGTAAAGAAAGAGATGGAAAACATGGAAGATACAAGCAAGAGGTAAAGCAGTTACCAAGTCGTGCCAGTCGATTCACCCATCGAGGAATTGGCTTCCCTGTTAACCGAACACAGACATCACTGCAGAAATGGTTGCAGTTCTTTGTGATTAGATTGTAGGAGTGGCCAGTATACTCCTCTGCCAGTTTCTCCATAAACGCCCGGACCTCTTTTGGCCCCAGGTCTGTTCTCCCTATAAGAATTGATTTTCTAAACGTGAAACCAGGGCATTGCTTTGGTTCCACTTCAAATATCCCAGTAGTCGGATGTTCATGAGCACCAAATGCATATTCGACTCCGTGTACTACCAAAATGAGAAACAATTTCATTCACTAAAACAGTCCAGATTTCCCTAGACaacaatttcaaataataaaaggTCTGCCACACTTCTTCTGTTACTCAAATTTTCATGATAATACATGAAAAGAAGGCCAACAAATTTCAATATATTCCTATTTGTCTTCAAAGACCAACAAGTTCCAAGTCTCCTCGGGAGGTAGCAGGTATCCCATGAAATTAGTTGAGGTGTGCGTAAGCTGACCCGGACACCACAGTTATCAGAAAAAACAAAGAAGTTCCAAGTCTCCATAGATCAAAAGAACCATATGCAGCAAAGTTGTACAGCAATAAACTTCCTCTAAAAGGTAGATGCTGAAATGAGAAATCTGAACTAGACTGATGTCACCACCCAGTGATGTAATGAAAATATAAGCAATCTCCAGCTAAATATTTTCAGAATATaaaaaggacaaatggtggaaTTTTCTACCTCAGGCTGACTCGGTTACTACAGCCTCACCAGACATGAAATTTTTCAACTAATTCAAAAAAGAGCACCTACCCAAGTTATAGCAAAGGATTCATGTCAtggtaaaaggaaaaaaaaaattattagggTTTTACAATCATTTGAGATCCAAATGAAGCAGCTCAtagaaccacaaaatccatatgaaGAATCCAACAACCATGAAACTCAAATAAAAAGCAAAACTAACCAGACCAAGCCAAAATGAAACTGAAAAAAGAACCCAACTTTTTGCATAAATTGTTGACATTTTGCATACATAACCCCTAATTTCTGGAGAAAAagaaactcaaaatcaaacatAAGATGATCAAAAGAGCCAACTTTTGCATAAATATTTGAGATTTAACACAGATTCATGTTATTTTAAACCCAGATAACAAGTGAAACCAAAAGAGAAATGAACACAAGATCTGAAAGGAAACGAACCATGAACACCAGAATGGTAAACACCAAGGCCAAGCCAATAAGCATAGCCATTAATGGGAGTGAGATCGTACACATTCAGGTAAACTGGAACTGCTCCAGTTTTCCTCTTCCGACGTAGCATTTGACACAGCATCTTCTCTTATCTCCTCTTCTCAAAACCTtgaatctttcaatcaaacaATGAAAAGAGGAAATTTTGCATAGGAAAATTCTCCTCGGAAAGCGATATTGTACACTTCCCTAAGATAATTATGGGAATTTCCAATTACAAAATTCCTGAATAATTTAATATCAAAACCCGATACTTTTTTCAATATATAATATGGAGTACTATTTTTATACTAGAATAACAAATTCACACGcgcatgaaaaaaaaaatagatcaaCCTAACAAGGTTTTGGAATTCAGTTTTCTGTTCATATATttaattagatattttatttttcaaggattgAAATATTCCCCCCGGCGGCCGTGACTTGCAGCGACGCCGTTTGTTGACGACGGCCAAAATATAAAGGGACGTCGCTTCCTATCACCCGGCGAAAGTGTTAAAAGTGACCCTCAATCGTAACCTTAACGCATGTACTACGATTTTACAAGTACTTAAATGGCCTCCCAAAGTGGTAAGAATTATGGAACTGCCATTTACAAACTCGAAATTGCTTTTTAAAAAATTAACCTGGATGCCTAATTTTTGAACTGCCTGTTACTAATAGGGAAAAGGGCAAAAATGCCTCTCACCTATGGGAAATAGAATATTTTTCCTCTTAATTTAGATTTGGTTCCAAATATTGCCATTATCATTCTTGAATTGGCTCAAATATACTCctcaataataaaaaatagaattAATTTGTCCCCCATTTGAATTTGGTCCCAATCTGTCATTATAGTTAGAAATCAAATAAACCTTTGAGCCtaaagtgaaaattttgagaaataaaaagtgaatttCGTTAGTTTTGAGGGGCAAACCGGAGTTAGTCCGCTAATGATAAGACAGATTTGGAACCAAATTCAAATGAAAGACAAATTTATTCTATTTCTCACATTCGAGGGACAAATATGAGTGAGTCCACCAAAAATCACGGGCATATTTGTGACCAAATTCAAAATAAGGGCAAAACTATTCTATTTCACATAGTTGAAGGACATTTTTGTCCCTTTTTCCTTACTAATATTTATCCACTATTTGAAATGTAAAAAAAATAGTTACTACTTTAAGGCGGAATGGAACAAAAATATCTTTAACAATACGCAGGGCCGGTTGGAGGGTAAGGCTAGGGTAggcgttcggtatttcggtacggtatttaAGAATTACGATTCGGTATGTCGGTATCCGGTATATCGATTGTGCATACCAAATACCAGACCATATTAGTTCGATACGATTTGGTATTTCTTTGTTTGGTTCAGTACGGTTTCGGTAGCCAACCAAACTAAGCTGAACTAATTTTTGCATTAGTATAAAACGTTAACATAATTGGCCAAAACAGTTTTAATTCTTTTACTAAAAAAATTTTCAACACCAACACTTGAAATAGGAAAGCACTGTTATGGAATTGTAGACGACGGATCTTTACCCTCTAGTACGGCTTGTAGTccttgtattttttcaaaaagcAATTGTGATTAGAGTTAGAGTTCAGTGAAATGATATGTTCTGACATAAATTTTGATATAATACAATTTCAAGTAAAAGCAGAGGAGAAAAAAGAGTCGCAACAATGGCGCGGCAAACTGGCAAAGAATGAAGAATTCCCCGACAAACCAACACCAAACGATCCCTTTGGCTGTATTGCACGCTACAAACTATATACTGCAGAAGTAGCAGAAGCATCAAGTATTTTGGTTGGGCTTAGGTTTAATGGGATTATGCATTACGGTTGGACACTTGGACTTGGGTTGGGTAACTTACAGTTGGGCTTGCTTATAATTATAGGATATTTCGGTATATCAAAatattagaaaattaaaaaataaatactgAGATATGCACCGAAATACCGAATAACAGAAAAATTTGTATCGAATAATCAAAATATCGAATTAATTCGATCCGGTCCGATTTCGTCTCTGACAATACGGAACAACTCTAGCATGCAATGCTGAAGTTCGAAGGTTTGACAAGTGAAACTCCATCACAAAAAATTTTGGAGATAGAAATATAGTTTGAACTCTAGAAAAgtttttatgaaattttaaatCGTGACAGTTCGAGCTCCAGCATTTGTTCCTAAAGTTTGAACGGGCGTAGtttaaatttcataaatttttcaTGGAATTTGAAACTTATAAAGGTTAAAACTATAGGGATTTTTCATGAAGTTTGAAATAAACACTAAGAGTGAAAAATGTTAAAGGATTATTCCAACTCAGATACCTCGTGATAAAGTTTAAATTAGGTATcatgaataaaataataataataaaatatataactttTAAAATAGGTCTCGTAAACTAATATAAAAAGAATTATTTCATGGCACTTCTTTTGAACTACAGGTCAATGTCATGAAGTTTCAATTTCTACACGTTGAAATTTCACGATGGTGTCATGGAGTTCAAAAAAGTCTTgctataaataaattattttgtgaaTGTTTAAACTCTATTAATCGTTTATGACCTTTGATTTATTAAAGGTTTAAACTCCATAAATTATTCCGTGAGTTCAAACTGCACATTTTAAACTGCATTAATAATTCATGAAGTTTAAGTTGACAAATATTCAAAACTTCAGTAATCGTTTCTAGAGTTTTTCGCGTTTTGGTTGGAGGTACGTTGTCCGaattctttttatttaaaaactaactacatTTAAATAGCTTTTAAAATGATGGCTAATATTTGATTATGatattaaaagtggctattttccAACTTCTCTCATTGCTATCGATCTTGTGCCGTAGGAATCTAGGCTGGGCTATTGCGTCATGGGCTGATCTGTTAGGCTGAAAAGGCTGGACATTCTTTTGGGACTTGATCCTATAGCTCTCATTCAGAAGTAAAAGTTAGGGCCACCAACCAAACATTATAAGTATTATATTATTCTTAACCGCTTGTTTGAATGGTTGTTACTTATGATATCGTATCGTagtgttattttaaaataatatttatattaattatttatttaaaattaattataatgTATTGTGAAATCTATTATTCAGAAAcaatcaaaaattttattttatgaaacaaCCGACTTGGTGTGACAGGATCgttttctattttccttttcaattATGTCCTTACTTATTActctataattttattttatcatttaattttttttattttaactccaaatctccaacCTATTGAATTTTCTCACAAACTAGCCCTGCATCCATGGCTGCTTTTCAGAATAAGCGTAAAAAGACAGTCTTAGGAAGAAAGGAGTATCATAAATAATCTCAAAAACGTAGAAAGTGAAGAAGTGGTTAACTCAAAATTTCATCCAACCCTACTTTTTATCTTTCCCTCCCACTGATACTTATCTTTTCCCCCGTTACACTAGTACTTATCTTCCACTAATATTGAAACATGAATCAAAATTCGATCaattaataatttatttgattttgAATAAGATTTTAGGTAGATCAAGTAGTTAAATCAACTTCAGATATTATTTAAATGTACCATGATAAATAGTCCTACATCTTTGATGACATAGATAGTATTTCATCTGTCACAAATTAAGTAGCATACATTCCTTTTTAGtatgtcacttttcttattcagAATAAATTTTaacgtaatttttttttttaatcattaaTGAGATAATTTACAAGCACACAAATGTTCAAAGCTTATTTTAGATCacaagttttattttttttttaacccAATACCTAATCAAACAGTACCACTTAAATTAGCATGGGGGAGTATTATTTAACACTTCCAACGAGAGGGATCTAAAATAATATTTGGAGGATTCAATCAATTCGAGTACGAATATCTCGGGGATGTAGTTATATCTTTTggttactctttttttttttctttcaaaaatcttaTTGGTTGCTCTTTTTGTTAAATAGGAAGTTGTTGCCGCAAGCCCGCAACATCTCGTCTCTTTCGCCCTTCCATAAAAAATTTATTGCTGAAATTGCGTCCGTCTCCTTCAGACCTCTCTGGTAAGTTTTCCCTCTTTAATTTCAATTTAATTTTCCCCTCACACTTTTACTGGCTTCCGCACTCTATTTGATCCTTACCAGGAATGAATGGTACTTGCCTAATTTATTTGGTTTGGATTTAGAGGAAGACAAGAAATAAAAACAGCTACAAATAAAATTCTTGATTTACAAACATAAACTATTTTTTATTTAGACT contains:
- the LOC107802096 gene encoding deSI-like protein At4g17486; this encodes MLCQMLRRKRKTGAVPVYLNVYDLTPINGYAYWLGLGVYHSGVHVHGVEYAFGAHEHPTTGIFEVEPKQCPGFTFRKSILIGRTDLGPKEVRAFMEKLAEEYTGHSYNLITKNCNHFCSDVCVRLTGKPIPRWVNRLARLGFLCNCVLPASLNETKVRHIRAEDRSIEKKKLRSHSSRFVASSNPPSLSSRPSGSASSSSRHRTRHPPAVPLIRSTSPAILKL